Proteins co-encoded in one Macrobrachium nipponense isolate FS-2020 chromosome 24, ASM1510439v2, whole genome shotgun sequence genomic window:
- the LOC135205796 gene encoding LOW QUALITY PROTEIN: leptin receptor gene-related protein-like (The sequence of the model RefSeq protein was modified relative to this genomic sequence to represent the inferred CDS: inserted 2 bases in 1 codon; deleted 1 base in 1 codon): protein MAGIKALVSLAFSASIGLMFLILACALPEYQQWWPFFVLIFYILAPIPSLIGRRMSEDSGGSNPCKRILAYFLTAXVGVSAFGLPIVLARSPSSAPVIQWGACALVLAGNVVTFLTIWGFFVMADSDDVEYSMW from the exons ATGGCGGGTATCAAAG cacTAGTGAGCTTGGCATTTTCAGCTTCCATTGGACTCATGTTCCTGATTCTAGCTTGTGCATTGCCAGAATAC cagcAATGGTGGCCCTTCTTCGTGCTCATCTTCTATATTTTGGCACCAATCCCGAGTCTTATAGGCCGAAGAATGTCTGAAGATTCTGGTGGAAGTAACCCCTGTAAAAGAATA TTGGCTTACTTTTTAACAGC GGTTGGTGTGTCAGCATTTGGTCTTCCTATTGTTTTAGCTCGATCACCTTCATCTGCACCAGTG ATCCAGTGGGGTGCTTGTGCATTAGTACTTGCTGGAAATGTCGTCACATTTCTAACCATCTGGGGTTTCTTTGTTATGGCTGACAGTGATGATGTGGAATACAGCATGTGGTGA